In the Telopea speciosissima isolate NSW1024214 ecotype Mountain lineage chromosome 2, Tspe_v1, whole genome shotgun sequence genome, one interval contains:
- the LOC122651271 gene encoding 50S ribosomal protein L22, chloroplastic-like yields MMGWQRHLQSILCHVGRRNAQIESASLNISGARKISSYLLGEFPYQPRTLPYTNIPRPLHQYLQQLGISSSRKLLAESSDITPISSPLIPISAPNNGKTETQAVVSKPSKVQAVLKGIKQSPKKVNLVAALVRGMRVEDALLQLQVTVKRAVKTVYQVIHSARANATHNHGLDPDRLLVAEAFVGKGFFKKRVSYHAKGRSGIKVRPECRLTVVVREMTPEEEAEIARLRVSNFRKLSKRESRLVPHKLIETTPIWNRKSKASKPNVIA; encoded by the exons ATGATGGGGTGGCAGAGGCATTTACAGTCTATACTTTGTCACGTTGGCAGAAGAAATGCCCAAATTGAGAGTGCATCCTTAAATATATCGGGTGCTCGTAAAATTTCCTCTTATTTACTAG GTGAATTTCCATATCAACCGAGAACACTACCATACACAAATATTCCAAGACCTCTTCATCAATATTTACAACAGTTG GGCATCTCAAGTTCGAGGAAATTACTTGCAGAGTCGTCTGATATAACACccatttcttctccattgataCCCATTTCAGCACCAAATAATGGAAAAACTGAAACCCAGGCTGTTGTGTCTAAACCTTCAAAAGTTCAAGCAGTTTTAAAGGGCATTAAACAG AGTCCCAAGAAGGTGAATTTGGTGGCTGCATTGGTTCGTGGCATGCGTGTTGAAGATGCATTGTTGCAGTTGCAAGTAACAGTAAAACGTGCTGTGAAGACTGTCTATCAG GTTATTCACTCAGCCCGTGCAAATGCAACCCATAATCATGGGTTGGATCCAGATCGTCTTCTCGTTG CGGAGGCATTTGTTGGGaagggattctttaaaaagagaGTGTCATACCATGCAAAAGGGAGATCTGGAATCAAAGTCAGACCAGAGTGTAGGTTGACAGTGGTAGTGAGGGAGATGACCCCTGAAGAGGAGGCTGAGATAGCTAGACTGAGAGTCAGCAATTTCCGCAAACTCTCGAAGAGGGAAAGTCGGCTTGTACCACATAAACTTATTGAGACCACTCCAATATGGAACCGCAAAAGCAAAGCTAGTAAACCAAATGTTATAGCTtga
- the LOC122650799 gene encoding uncharacterized protein LOC122650799: protein MEPAIASNVMYHSTAKGVWTDLRETYSQAKNVSRIYEIYEKLFTHKQGDRSLSEFFGSFKGLIEELQVYQPFATDAEVLSLNETFGRLQRLSSAPKNDSSSEKDSSTFVASRGRGSFSSGKGGSQGRGRGRGNGGRGSVGQFVDKAARHFSPTPNITLSSVLHVPQLPLSLLSDLQTGSTIGGGLEQAGLYYLDGTGPSSAATASTHPTSHQWHVYKRRKATVPSATVPAPALPSTDVAPAEILAEVPSPDLPIAKRKGTRSCTTRPVYPIEDCWNFSSSLPFRNVAFSLSSSFVPKTHKEALSHLGWKGAMDVEMDALLSCQTWTLVDLPPGKDLMDIKNALLYVFIRRQGSKLVVLVVYVDDIIISGNDESGIADVKSYLHKQFQMKDLGHLSYFLGIEVLRSKKGISLSQRKYVLDLLSDTGMLASKPADTPMDPHQKFGKDDGDNFDDEAACRILRYLKGAPGKGLIYQPRNSVDLVGFSDADWAGFDSDRRSTTGYCTFVGGNLVTWRSKKQATVSKSSA, encoded by the exons ATGGAACCAGCCATTGCTTCTAATGTTATGTATCACTCCACAGCCAAAGGAGTATGGACTGATCTTCGTGAGACATATTCCCAGGCCAAGAATGTGTCTCGCATTTATGAAATATATGAGAAACTGTTTACACATAAGCAAGGGGATAGGTCTCTCAGTGAATTCTTTGGCAGTTTTAAGGGACTTATTGAGGAACTTCAAGTGTACCAGCCCTTTGCTACTGATGCCGAG GTGCTTTCCTTGAATGAGACATTTGGTCGTCTTCAGCGCCTGTCTTCTGCACCCAAGAATGATTCATCCTCTGAAAAGGATTCTTCTACATTTGTTGCTAGCCGGGGCCGAGGGTCCTTCTCCTCTGGTAAGGGTGGTAGCCAGGGCCGTGGTCGTGGCCGAGGGAATGGTGGTCGTGGATCTGTTGGTCAGTTTGTTGATAAAGCTGCTCGTCATT TTTCTCCTACTCCTAACATTACTTTATCATCTGTCTTGCATGTTCCTCAATTACCATTAAGTTTATTATCT GATCTTCAGACCGGGTCGACGATTGGTGGCGGGCTTGAGCAGGCCGGCCTCTACTATTTGGATGGAACTGGACCTTCCAGTGCTGCTACTGCATCTACTCATCCCACTTCTCATCAGTGGCAT GTTTACAAACGGCGCAAGGCTACAGTTCCATCTGCTACAGTACCGGCTCCTGCTCTACCTTCCACCGATGTTGCACCGGCTGAAATTCTGGCTGAAGTTCCTTCACCAGACTTACCCATtgctaaaaggaaaggtactcgTTCTTGTACTACTCGTCCTGTCTATCCTATTGAGGATTGTTGGaatttctcctcttccttgccCTTTCGTAATGTTGCTTTCTCCTTGTCCTCATCTTTTGTGCCCAAAACTCATAAGGAGGCACTTTCTCACCTTGGTTGGAAGGGtgctatggatgtggaaatggatgctttaTTATCTTGTCAGACATGGACATTGGTGGATTTGCCTCCCGGTAAGGATTTG ATGGAtatcaagaatgcactcctctaTG TTTTCATCCGTCGCCAAGGTTCCAAGCTGGTGGTACTTGtggtgtatgttgatgacattatcatATCTGGTAATGATGAGTCTGGCATTGCAGATGTCAAATCCTATCTACACAAGCAGTTTCAGATGAAGGATTTGGGTCACCTTagttattttcttggcattgaagtcCTCCGGAGTAAAAAGGGTATCAGTCTATCACAGCGAAAGTATGTGTTAGACCTACTATCTGACACTGGCATGTTAGCTTCTAAACCAGccgatactcccatggatcctcatcagaagtttggCAAAGATGATGGGGATAACTTTGATGAC GAGGCAGCCTGTCGCatcttgaggtatttgaagGGTGCTCCAGGGAAAGGCCTTATCTATCAGCCACGTAACAGTGTTGATCTTGTTGGATTttccgatgctgattgggctggttttgaCAGTGATCGACGTTCTACTActggatattgtacttttgttggaggaaatctagtaACTTGGCGGAGTAAGAAGCAGGCTACTGTATCTAAGTCTAGTGCATAA